A window from Chloroflexota bacterium encodes these proteins:
- the tuf gene encoding elongation factor Tu (EF-Tu; promotes GTP-dependent binding of aminoacyl-tRNA to the A-site of ribosomes during protein biosynthesis; when the tRNA anticodon matches the mRNA codon, GTP hydrolysis results; the inactive EF-Tu-GDP leaves the ribosome and release of GDP is promoted by elongation factor Ts; many prokaryotes have two copies of the gene encoding EF-Tu) → MAKQRFERTKPHVNVGTIGHVDHGKTTLTAAITKVLAMQGAA, encoded by the coding sequence ATGGCAAAGCAGAGGTTTGAGCGGACCAAGCCGCACGTAAACGTCGGGACGATCGGGCACGTCGACCACGGGAAGACGACGCTGACGGCGGCGATCACGAAGGTGCTGGCGATGCAGGGGGCGGCGA